A stretch of Ferribacterium limneticum DNA encodes these proteins:
- a CDS encoding tetratricopeptide repeat protein, with amino-acid sequence MTIENMNRPESDEELDRILKKAYDYACKSDYPKALEICEWLIQDKSTEIAGYRERAAVREHMRDFDGAICDLQRVVSDSPIESADFYGLGLLQLGQGLTIEATASFTKAIELGDEAGFEYYTKGSLLFRAEAYLKQCDYENAIRDCSALPAGYNTYMGGASGMRSRENILDEANAALKSKQR; translated from the coding sequence ATGACAATTGAAAACATGAATCGTCCCGAGTCCGATGAAGAGCTTGATCGAATTTTGAAGAAAGCCTACGACTACGCCTGCAAGTCGGATTACCCAAAGGCTTTAGAAATCTGCGAATGGCTCATTCAGGATAAATCTACCGAAATCGCGGGATATCGGGAGAGGGCAGCTGTTCGTGAGCACATGCGCGACTTTGATGGAGCGATTTGCGACCTCCAACGAGTTGTTTCTGATAGCCCAATAGAATCCGCAGACTTCTATGGGCTTGGCTTATTGCAGCTTGGGCAGGGCTTGACAATTGAAGCTACCGCCTCCTTTACAAAAGCGATAGAGCTTGGTGACGAAGCTGGATTTGAGTATTACACGAAAGGATCTTTGCTTTTTAGGGCTGAGGCGTATCTGAAACAATGCGACTATGAAAATGCGATTCGTGACTGCTCCGCGTTACCTGCCGGCTACAACACTTACATGGGTGGCGCTAGCGGCATGCGAAGCAGAGAAAATATCCTTGACGAGGCGAATGCTGCCTTGAAGTCCAAGCAACGATAA
- a CDS encoding RHS repeat-associated core domain-containing protein: protein MSATAGSTTTTIASAIAYSATGQITAQQLGLTWLTMNYDSAGRVDSETATVQAEPSSNGDVPLPGWALAVLGATLFGLTRRRQAGATLSLFVACILTLFLAVPPAQAADLDLDYDANGNVISKTTAGGTTAYTYDKLDRLDTEAGPPGNRDHAYDPNGNRTSDGAGTTATFTPNTDRVATINGVSVTLDAAGNLTADGTYKYVWDDFGDLTELRKADNTLIATYYYDDRHRRTRKVTTVAAPQGAGTTFYIYDKWDHLLAEMGSSGEALMTYVWNGDILTGIIVHQPQRTVYTVQVDHLGTPYQVRTLDGKIVWRWEPDGYGRTQPNEDPDGDGKKLTVNIRYPGMYHDKESGLFYNVNRYYAPWLGGRYISPDPIGLAGGLNLFGYANQNPLRFTDPNGLSPDPLGSSSGSTGFPRAPKPFDVFIPGTSANNAFVRSVNQIAKTVKDICSSEEMDCDREWREARQTCRALIYEQLQQQAGRRKKRSVVGVTGGYTDVEECARGLVSERCGGNLVR from the coding sequence TTGAGCGCCACAGCGGGAAGCACGACCACCACCATCGCCAGCGCCATCGCCTACAGCGCCACCGGCCAGATCACAGCCCAGCAACTTGGCCTCACCTGGCTGACCATGAACTACGACAGCGCCGGGCGGGTGGACAGCGAAACCGCCACCGTCCAGGCCGAACCTTCATCCAACGGCGATGTGCCATTGCCCGGCTGGGCCTTGGCCGTGCTCGGTGCCACCCTGTTCGGCCTGACCCGGCGCCGGCAGGCTGGGGCAACGCTTTCCCTGTTCGTCGCCTGCATCCTGACGCTCTTCCTGGCCGTGCCGCCCGCCCAAGCCGCCGACCTCGATCTCGACTACGACGCCAACGGCAACGTGATCAGCAAAACCACGGCCGGCGGCACGACGGCCTACACCTACGACAAACTCGACCGCCTCGACACCGAGGCCGGCCCACCCGGCAACCGTGACCACGCCTACGACCCCAACGGCAATCGGACGAGTGACGGGGCCGGCACCACGGCGACCTTTACCCCCAACACCGACCGGGTGGCGACCATCAACGGGGTCAGCGTCACGTTGGACGCGGCCGGCAACCTGACCGCTGACGGCACGTACAAATATGTCTGGGACGACTTCGGTGATCTGACTGAACTACGCAAGGCCGACAACACGCTGATCGCTACCTACTACTACGATGACCGCCACCGACGCACGCGCAAGGTGACCACTGTCGCCGCGCCGCAAGGGGCCGGTACCACTTTCTACATTTACGACAAATGGGATCACCTGCTGGCCGAAATGGGCAGCTCGGGCGAAGCCTTGATGACCTACGTCTGGAACGGCGACATCCTGACCGGGATCATCGTCCATCAACCGCAACGCACGGTCTATACCGTGCAGGTCGATCATCTGGGTACGCCCTACCAGGTCAGAACGCTGGACGGCAAGATCGTCTGGCGCTGGGAGCCGGATGGGTATGGGCGGACACAGCCGAACGAAGACCCAGATGGGGACGGGAAGAAACTGACGGTGAATATCCGTTACCCCGGCATGTACCACGACAAGGAATCAGGGCTCTTTTACAACGTGAATCGGTATTACGCGCCTTGGCTCGGCGGGCGCTACATCTCGCCCGATCCGATTGGGTTGGCGGGCGGCCTAAATTTGTTTGGGTACGCGAATCAGAATCCGCTAAGGTTTACGGACCCCAATGGCCTTTCTCCCGACCCGCTAGGATCGTCGAGCGGATCAACAGGCTTTCCAAGGGCACCAAAACCGTTCGATGTATTTATACCGGGAACCTCGGCGAATAATGCGTTCGTTCGGTCGGTAAATCAGATAGCTAAAACGGTTAAGGATATATGCTCATCTGAGGAAATGGATTGTGATCGTGAATGGAGAGAGGCAAGGCAAACATGCCGAGCGCTCATCTACGAACAATTACAACAGCAGGCCGGTCGAAGGAAAAAACGTAGTGTGGTAGGTGTTACTGGAGGATATACAGATGTTGAAGAGTGTGCTCGTGGTTTGGTTAGTGAGCGGTGCGGTGGGAATCTTGTGCGATGA